A part of Mycolicibacterium sp. TUM20985 genomic DNA contains:
- a CDS encoding fatty acyl-AMP ligase, translated as MSTFTDTMFANAVSSRNGMTTGDPGTPVRHTWGEVHERARRIAGGLAAAGIGHGDRVAVLAGAPVEIAPVAQGIWMRGASLTMLHQPTPRTDLMRWAQETTDVIGMIEARVVIVSDPFMPAAPVLAERGIRVLTVEDLLVHDAVDPVATADDDLALMQLTSGSTGFPKAVCISHANIVANAESMFVGAHFDPDTDVIVSWLPCFHDMGMTGFLTVPMYFGAELVKVTPMDFLHDILLWAKLIDKYKGTMTAAPNFAYNLLAKRLRRQATAGQFDLSSLRWALSGAEQVDPADVEDLCEAGAPFGLRRESIVPAYGMAETTVAVSFTECGAGMVVDEVDADLLAVLHRAVPATKGNTRRLVSLGQPIEGLEARIVDEDSGVLPTRAVGVIQVRGKPVTTGYITMAGFIGAQDDMGWYDTGDMGYLTEVGDIVVCGRVKDVIIMAGKNIYPTDIERAATRVSGVRPGCSVAVRLDAGLSRETFAVAVESNDFADPVQVRRIERQVAHEVFADVDVRPRNVVVLQPGVIPKTPSGKLRRAHALSLVS; from the coding sequence GTGAGCACATTCACTGACACCATGTTCGCCAACGCAGTCAGTAGCCGCAATGGCATGACCACGGGCGACCCTGGGACACCCGTGCGACACACCTGGGGTGAAGTTCACGAGCGCGCGCGACGCATCGCAGGTGGACTGGCGGCGGCGGGAATCGGACACGGGGATCGCGTGGCGGTATTGGCCGGCGCACCGGTCGAGATCGCCCCCGTCGCGCAAGGCATCTGGATGCGCGGCGCCAGCCTGACCATGCTGCACCAGCCCACTCCCCGGACCGACCTGATGCGGTGGGCACAGGAGACGACGGACGTCATCGGGATGATCGAGGCGCGAGTCGTCATCGTCTCCGATCCGTTCATGCCCGCGGCGCCAGTCCTGGCCGAGCGCGGAATTCGAGTGCTCACCGTGGAGGACCTGCTGGTGCACGACGCGGTGGACCCCGTGGCCACCGCCGACGACGACCTCGCGCTGATGCAGCTGACCTCCGGTTCGACCGGCTTTCCGAAGGCCGTCTGCATCTCCCACGCCAACATCGTGGCCAATGCGGAGTCGATGTTCGTCGGCGCGCACTTCGACCCGGACACCGACGTGATCGTCAGCTGGCTGCCGTGCTTTCACGACATGGGCATGACCGGCTTCCTCACCGTGCCGATGTACTTCGGTGCCGAGCTCGTCAAGGTCACGCCGATGGACTTCCTGCACGACATCCTGCTGTGGGCCAAGCTCATCGACAAGTACAAGGGCACCATGACGGCGGCCCCCAACTTCGCCTACAACCTGCTGGCCAAACGCCTACGCAGGCAGGCCACCGCGGGTCAGTTCGACCTGTCGTCGCTGCGCTGGGCACTCTCCGGAGCCGAACAGGTCGACCCGGCCGACGTCGAAGATCTGTGCGAGGCGGGTGCCCCGTTCGGTTTGCGGCGGGAGTCGATCGTGCCGGCCTACGGCATGGCCGAGACGACCGTCGCCGTGTCGTTCACCGAGTGCGGTGCGGGGATGGTCGTCGACGAAGTCGACGCCGATCTGCTGGCCGTGCTGCATCGCGCCGTTCCCGCCACCAAGGGCAACACCCGACGCCTGGTCTCGCTCGGTCAGCCGATCGAGGGCCTGGAGGCACGCATCGTCGACGAGGACAGCGGGGTGCTGCCCACCCGCGCGGTCGGCGTGATCCAGGTCCGCGGCAAGCCGGTCACCACGGGTTACATCACGATGGCCGGTTTCATCGGAGCGCAGGACGACATGGGTTGGTACGACACCGGCGACATGGGTTACCTGACCGAGGTCGGCGACATCGTCGTCTGCGGCAGGGTGAAGGACGTCATCATCATGGCGGGCAAGAACATCTACCCGACCGACATCGAACGTGCGGCTACCCGCGTCTCGGGTGTGCGACCGGGTTGTTCGGTGGCGGTGCGCCTGGATGCCGGCCTGTCGCGGGAGACCTTCGCCGTCGCCGTCGAATCCAATGACTTCGCGGACCCCGTGCAGGTGCGCCGCATCGAGCGTCAGGTGGCCCACGAGGTCTTTGCCGACGTCGACGTCCGGCCTCGCAACGTCGTCGTGCTCCAGCCGGGCGTCATCCCGAAGACGCCGTCGGGCAAGCTCCGGCGGGCCCACGCGTTGTCGCTGGTGAGCTAG
- a CDS encoding enoyl-CoA hydratase, translating to MPDLVLTQVLDRVALITVNDPDRRNAVTAEISAALRAAVDAAENDPGVHAVIVTGAGKAFCAGADLTALGAAAADGLRVIYDGFLAVANCALPTIAAVNGAAVGAGLNLALAADVRISGPAALYDPRFQKLGIHPGGGATWMLQRAVGPQVARASLLFGMRFDAEASVRYGLALQVSDDPVAAARELAAGPASAPRDVVIATKASMRATANPGTVDTEQHRMAVDIELGPQAQSIESPEFAARLAAAKQK from the coding sequence GTGCCCGATCTCGTACTGACGCAGGTCCTAGACCGCGTCGCCCTCATCACGGTCAACGATCCCGATCGCCGCAACGCAGTCACCGCGGAGATCTCCGCGGCGTTGCGCGCCGCGGTCGACGCCGCCGAGAACGATCCCGGCGTCCACGCGGTCATCGTCACCGGTGCGGGTAAGGCGTTCTGCGCGGGTGCCGACCTGACGGCCCTCGGCGCGGCGGCCGCGGACGGCCTCAGGGTGATCTACGACGGCTTCCTGGCCGTGGCCAACTGCGCGCTGCCGACGATCGCCGCGGTGAACGGAGCCGCCGTCGGGGCCGGGCTGAACCTGGCGCTCGCGGCTGACGTCCGCATCTCGGGTCCGGCCGCCCTGTACGACCCGCGGTTCCAGAAGCTCGGCATCCACCCCGGTGGGGGCGCCACCTGGATGCTCCAGCGTGCGGTCGGCCCGCAGGTCGCGCGCGCCTCCCTGCTGTTCGGGATGCGATTCGACGCCGAGGCGTCGGTGCGGTACGGACTGGCGCTGCAGGTCTCCGACGATCCCGTGGCGGCGGCGCGTGAACTGGCGGCGGGACCCGCGTCGGCACCGCGTGACGTCGTGATCGCCACTAAGGCGTCGATGCGGGCGACCGCCAATCCCGGCACCGTCGACACCGAACAACACCGCATGGCAGTCGACATCGAGCTCGGACCTCAGGCGCAGTCCATCGAATCACCGGAATTCGCAGCCAGATTGGCTGCTGCGAAGCAGAAGTAG
- a CDS encoding haloalkane dehalogenase — protein sequence MGVLRTPDDRFERLPGHPFPPNYVQVATKGVDALRMHYVDAGPADGPVVLLLHGQPTWSYVYRKVIGVLAEAGMRVIAPDNIGYGRSDKLTDATDYTFARHVDWLHDFVTALDLREITLVAQDWGGPLGLSVLARDQGRFARVVATNTILHTCDPALEGQLTWAHHGVGDGRMMLQETLLDYVAFYQRAPDIVPSLFLNAVAGPLPEDVRAAYDAPFPNKSYKAGLRQLIALIPLTRNDPGAAIGRATMAVLEQWEKPFLTAYSDGDPATCGWDHVFQQRVPGARGQNHVSITGAGHFVQEQRGEELGRIVADFVAHTSPPTT from the coding sequence GTGGGCGTCCTGCGAACGCCCGACGACCGATTCGAGCGCCTGCCCGGCCATCCGTTCCCGCCGAATTACGTCCAGGTCGCCACCAAGGGCGTCGACGCCCTCCGCATGCACTACGTGGACGCGGGTCCCGCGGACGGGCCGGTGGTCCTGCTGCTGCACGGCCAACCGACGTGGTCCTACGTCTACCGCAAGGTGATCGGGGTCCTCGCCGAGGCCGGAATGAGGGTGATCGCTCCCGACAACATCGGCTACGGTCGCTCCGACAAGCTTACGGACGCAACCGATTACACGTTCGCGCGTCATGTCGACTGGCTGCACGACTTCGTCACGGCACTGGACCTGCGCGAGATCACCCTCGTCGCGCAGGACTGGGGCGGACCCCTCGGGTTGAGCGTGCTGGCCCGCGATCAGGGCCGCTTCGCCCGCGTCGTCGCCACCAACACCATCCTGCACACGTGCGACCCCGCGCTGGAGGGCCAACTCACCTGGGCCCACCACGGAGTGGGCGACGGCAGGATGATGTTGCAGGAGACGCTGTTGGACTACGTGGCGTTCTACCAGCGGGCGCCCGACATCGTGCCCAGCCTCTTCTTGAACGCGGTCGCAGGTCCGCTGCCCGAAGACGTGCGGGCCGCCTACGACGCCCCCTTCCCGAACAAGTCCTACAAGGCGGGTCTGCGTCAGCTCATCGCGCTGATCCCGCTCACCCGCAACGATCCGGGCGCGGCCATCGGCCGCGCCACCATGGCCGTGTTGGAGCAGTGGGAGAAGCCATTCCTCACCGCCTACTCCGACGGGGACCCCGCGACCTGCGGCTGGGATCACGTCTTCCAGCAGCGCGTTCCGGGTGCGCGCGGGCAGAACCACGTGAGCATCACCGGTGCCGGACACTTCGTCCAGGAGCAGCGCGGCGAGGAACTTGGCCGCATCGTGGCAGACTTCGTGGCTCACACCTCGCCGCCGACCACCTGA
- a CDS encoding acyl-[acyl-carrier-protein] thioesterase produces MSNPEVDRPLRALPADGYVYRTSWPVATSDMDEHLHLRLDGVARYIQEVGAENLVDAGEAEAHPHWIVNRTVIDVIEPIEWPNDVTFSRWCSALSTRWCTMRVDLVGAEGGRIQTEGFWICMNKDTLTPSRVTQTLIDRFASTADEHRLKWRPWLQNPDEFDTVAPFGLRRTDIDIFQHVTNTAYWHAIHEVMALEPDLCEAPYRAVVEYRKPIRYGEEVTIGYARRGGEAHIALRVGDDVRAAALLRKS; encoded by the coding sequence ATGAGCAATCCCGAAGTCGACCGCCCTCTGCGCGCCCTCCCTGCCGACGGTTACGTCTACCGGACGTCATGGCCGGTGGCGACCAGCGACATGGACGAGCACCTCCACCTGCGCCTCGACGGCGTGGCCCGCTACATCCAGGAGGTGGGTGCGGAGAACCTCGTCGACGCCGGAGAGGCCGAGGCGCATCCGCACTGGATCGTCAACCGCACCGTCATCGACGTGATCGAGCCGATCGAGTGGCCCAACGACGTGACGTTCAGCCGGTGGTGCTCGGCGCTGTCGACGCGGTGGTGCACCATGCGGGTCGACCTGGTCGGCGCCGAGGGCGGCCGGATCCAGACCGAGGGCTTCTGGATTTGCATGAACAAGGACACCCTGACGCCCTCCCGGGTGACCCAGACCCTCATCGACAGGTTTGCGAGCACTGCCGACGAGCACCGCCTGAAGTGGCGGCCGTGGCTCCAGAATCCCGACGAGTTCGACACCGTGGCTCCATTTGGCTTGCGCCGCACGGACATCGACATCTTTCAACACGTCACCAACACCGCCTACTGGCACGCGATCCACGAGGTGATGGCCCTGGAGCCAGATCTGTGCGAGGCGCCGTACCGGGCGGTTGTCGAGTACCGCAAACCCATCAGGTACGGCGAAGAGGTGACGATCGGATATGCCCGCCGCGGCGGGGAGGCGCACATCGCGCTGCGCGTCGGCGACGACGTCCGTGCGGCAGCACTGCTTCGCAAGTCCTAG
- a CDS encoding MaoC family dehydratase: MTDKKVVVQRGLWFEEFEPGVLYQHRPGRTVTEADNVLFTTLTMNTQALHLDAAFSEALPPFNQRLVNSMFTLSTLVGLSVAQLTQGTIVGNLGFSDVAFPKPLFHGDTLYAETEVTDKRESRSRPGEGIVTFAHTGRNQHGDVVATASRKTMVRKHPGGDTAGVG; this comes from the coding sequence GTGACCGACAAGAAGGTCGTCGTGCAGCGGGGGCTGTGGTTCGAGGAGTTCGAACCGGGGGTGCTGTACCAACATCGGCCGGGCCGCACCGTCACCGAGGCCGACAACGTCCTGTTCACCACGCTCACGATGAACACGCAGGCGCTGCACCTGGACGCCGCCTTCTCGGAGGCGTTGCCGCCGTTCAACCAACGGCTGGTGAACTCCATGTTCACGCTGTCGACGCTGGTCGGTCTGTCGGTCGCGCAGTTGACGCAGGGCACCATCGTCGGGAACCTGGGGTTCAGCGACGTCGCGTTCCCGAAACCGCTGTTCCATGGCGACACCCTGTACGCCGAGACCGAGGTGACCGACAAGCGGGAATCCAGGAGCCGGCCGGGGGAGGGCATCGTGACCTTCGCGCACACCGGTCGCAACCAGCACGGTGACGTCGTGGCCACGGCCTCGCGAAAGACGATGGTGCGCAAGCATCCTGGCGGCGATACGGCGGGAGTGGGCTGA
- a CDS encoding DUF5994 family protein translates to MTAAPSRRTASPVRLTLCSQLGRRVDGAWWPHSNRLARELPELVGVLYGRLGEVVDISVNWSMSENLPDLNSRHWQNKHQHLMTVTGRDACANLLIIPSLTPGTLAGLLLRIAAGLPLSAEHQATPLFRTAAEILDAARGDGALPPVPVPTDAGRARGRRKATP, encoded by the coding sequence GTGACCGCCGCACCGTCGCGACGCACCGCGAGCCCCGTCCGCCTGACCCTGTGCAGCCAGCTCGGCCGCCGGGTCGACGGCGCGTGGTGGCCGCACTCCAACCGGCTGGCCAGGGAGCTCCCAGAGCTCGTCGGGGTGCTGTACGGACGGCTCGGTGAAGTCGTCGACATCTCGGTCAACTGGTCGATGTCGGAGAACCTGCCTGATCTGAATTCGCGGCACTGGCAGAACAAGCATCAGCATCTGATGACGGTGACGGGTCGCGATGCCTGCGCCAACCTGCTGATCATCCCGAGTCTGACACCGGGGACGTTGGCGGGGCTGCTGCTACGGATCGCGGCGGGACTGCCCCTGAGCGCCGAGCATCAGGCGACCCCGCTGTTCCGCACCGCCGCCGAGATCCTCGACGCGGCCAGGGGCGACGGAGCTTTGCCGCCGGTACCCGTGCCAACCGACGCGGGCCGGGCCAGAGGCCGCCGCAAGGCGACGCCCTAG
- a CDS encoding HpcH/HpaI aldolase/citrate lyase family protein, giving the protein MALADNGPGWLFCPADRPERFEKAAAAADVVILDLEDGVAAKDRESARTALLETRLDPGRTVVRVNPVGTADHALDVAALGRTEYRTVMLAKSETPEQIGSLAPLDVVVLIETPLAALSVAELARVDNAVAVMWGAEDLFAVLGGTANRHPDGSYRDVAKHVRSQSLLAAKAYGRLALDSVYLDIRDLEGLRAETDDAVAVGFDAKVAIHPTQVAVIRAGYTPTAEQVRWARAVLDAARSERGVFQFDGQMVDMPVLRRAQRIVHLAPAE; this is encoded by the coding sequence ATGGCGCTCGCCGACAACGGGCCGGGCTGGCTATTCTGCCCGGCCGACCGCCCCGAGCGGTTCGAAAAGGCCGCCGCCGCAGCGGACGTCGTGATCCTCGACCTCGAGGACGGCGTTGCGGCCAAGGACCGGGAGTCCGCCCGCACCGCGCTGCTGGAGACGAGACTCGACCCCGGCCGGACCGTCGTGCGGGTCAACCCGGTGGGCACCGCCGATCACGCCCTCGACGTCGCCGCCCTGGGACGCACCGAGTACCGCACCGTGATGCTGGCCAAGAGCGAGACTCCGGAGCAGATCGGTTCGTTGGCTCCCCTCGACGTGGTGGTCTTGATCGAGACCCCCTTGGCGGCGCTGTCGGTCGCCGAGCTGGCGCGGGTGGACAACGCCGTGGCCGTGATGTGGGGCGCCGAGGACCTGTTCGCGGTCCTGGGCGGCACCGCCAACCGCCACCCCGACGGCAGCTATCGCGATGTCGCGAAACACGTTCGCTCGCAGAGTCTTCTCGCGGCCAAGGCCTACGGCCGGTTGGCGTTGGACTCGGTGTACCTCGACATCAGGGATCTGGAGGGGCTCCGCGCCGAGACCGATGACGCGGTGGCAGTCGGCTTCGACGCGAAGGTCGCCATCCATCCGACCCAGGTCGCGGTGATCAGGGCCGGCTACACCCCGACCGCCGAGCAGGTGCGCTGGGCGCGGGCCGTCCTCGACGCGGCGCGTTCGGAGCGGGGCGTGTTCCAGTTCGACGGCCAGATGGTGGACATGCCGGTGCTGCGTCGCGCTCAGCGGATCGTCCACCTGGCTCCCGCCGAATAG